One window of Delphinus delphis chromosome 12, mDelDel1.2, whole genome shotgun sequence genomic DNA carries:
- the COX5B gene encoding cytochrome c oxidase subunit 5B, mitochondrial, protein MASRLLRGAGALAAQALRARGPSGVSVVRSMASGGGVPTDDEQATGLEREVMLAARKGLDPYNILAPKAAAGTKEDPNLVPSISNKRIVGCICEEDNSAVIWFWLHKGEAQRCPSCGTHYKLVPHQLAH, encoded by the exons ATGGCTTCAAGGTTACTCCGCGGAGCTGGAGCGCTGGCCGCGCAGGCCCTGAGGGCCCGCGGTCCCAGTGGAGTCTCCGTGGTGCGCTCTATGGCGTCTGGAG GTGGTGTTCCTACTGATGATGAGCAGGCCACTGGTCTGGAGAGGGAGGTCATGCTGGCTGCACGCAAGGGACTG gaCCCGTACAATATACTTGCCCCAAAGGCAGCCGCAGGTACCAAGGAAGACCCTAATTTAGTCCCTTCCATCAGCAATAAGCGGATAGTGGGCTGCATCT GTGAAGAAGACAACAGTGCTGTCATCTGGTTCTGGCTGCATAAGGGCGAGGCCCAGCGATGCCCTAGCTGTGGAACCCATTACAAGCTGGTGCCCCACCAGCTGGCCCACTGA